In Rhizobium jaguaris, a single window of DNA contains:
- a CDS encoding oxidoreductase, with the protein MIDNRKKTALVTGASSGMGKEIAKRLIADGFRVYVAARSVDKMRDLEKIGARSLQMDISDDNEIQAAVNTILTESGGIDVLVNNAGFGLYGPVEDIPLDEARYQFAVNVFGPARLTQLLLPAMRQRGSGTIVNITSMGGKIYTLLGAWYHATKHALEGWSDSLRLELAPFGINVVIVEPGLIETGFGDVVADGLVKRSGAGAYAKASQAVAKITKATYGHGRGTDPKVIADVVSTAVSARRPRTRYVAGKYAKPMIAIRKWFGDRMFDRIIMSQMR; encoded by the coding sequence ATGATCGACAATCGCAAGAAAACAGCACTCGTGACCGGTGCATCCTCCGGCATGGGCAAGGAAATCGCCAAGCGCCTCATCGCCGACGGCTTCAGGGTTTACGTGGCGGCTCGCAGCGTCGATAAGATGCGTGATCTGGAGAAGATCGGTGCGCGCAGCCTGCAGATGGATATTTCCGACGACAATGAGATTCAGGCTGCCGTTAACACAATCCTGACGGAAAGCGGCGGCATCGATGTCCTTGTCAACAATGCAGGTTTTGGACTCTACGGGCCGGTCGAGGACATTCCGCTCGACGAGGCGAGATACCAGTTCGCTGTCAACGTGTTCGGCCCGGCCCGCTTGACCCAACTACTCTTGCCGGCGATGCGCCAGAGGGGATCGGGGACCATCGTCAACATCACGTCGATGGGCGGCAAGATCTATACATTGCTTGGTGCATGGTATCATGCCACCAAGCATGCGCTCGAGGGCTGGTCGGATAGCCTGCGGCTGGAACTAGCGCCCTTCGGCATCAATGTCGTGATCGTGGAACCGGGCCTGATCGAGACCGGATTCGGCGATGTGGTCGCCGACGGCCTTGTCAAGCGCTCGGGTGCTGGCGCCTACGCCAAGGCTTCGCAGGCCGTCGCCAAGATCACCAAGGCGACCTATGGCCATGGCCGCGGCACGGATCCGAAGGTCATTGCGGATGTCGTCTCCACGGCAGTCAGCGCAAGACGGCCACGCACGCGCTATGTTGCCGGCAAATACGCCAAGCCGATGATCGCGATTCGCAAGTGGTTTGGCGACCGCATGTTTGATCGCATTATCATGAGCCAAATGCGATAA
- a CDS encoding AraC family transcriptional regulator yields the protein MTAIPADKCRVPQAFWRAVERIGLPPSAVLRQARLPGTLHLGENGMVTTAQYFAIFRALEELAPEHALGLRLVREADTAVHPPSTLAAFHARDYRDGLYRVARFKRLCTPEQLSFSEENGEVSITSNWIHATETEPGIATDVAFAFLVELGRRGTGQPLTPIRVEFMRAGPKSDLYRLFFGCPIRYRAPRNKLVLKSADLDRPFPGHNPELLDILTPALAAAMGELEARSSVGDQVKVVLKRSLASGRPELSQIARDLNMSERTLQRRITDEGKTFRELLSEARQELGRQLLSNPSTDIDEVACLLGYQDRSSFYRAFHDWEGLTPLQWRELNGRDTPAAHSLH from the coding sequence ATGACGGCAATACCGGCGGATAAATGCAGGGTTCCTCAGGCATTCTGGCGTGCGGTCGAGAGGATCGGTTTACCGCCGTCTGCGGTCCTACGTCAGGCCCGGCTTCCCGGCACGCTGCATCTGGGCGAGAACGGCATGGTGACGACGGCGCAGTATTTCGCGATATTCCGGGCGCTTGAAGAGCTGGCGCCGGAGCATGCCCTCGGGCTTCGGCTGGTCCGCGAAGCCGATACCGCCGTCCATCCACCGTCCACTTTGGCGGCTTTTCATGCCAGGGATTATCGCGATGGTCTCTACCGTGTCGCGCGCTTCAAGCGTCTCTGCACCCCCGAGCAGTTGAGTTTCAGCGAGGAGAATGGTGAAGTCTCAATCACGAGTAACTGGATTCACGCGACCGAGACGGAACCGGGCATCGCCACGGATGTCGCCTTTGCGTTCCTGGTTGAACTCGGCCGCCGTGGCACCGGCCAGCCCCTGACTCCTATCCGGGTCGAGTTCATGCGTGCCGGCCCAAAGAGCGATCTCTATCGGCTCTTCTTCGGATGCCCCATCCGATATAGGGCGCCACGCAACAAGCTTGTCCTGAAGTCCGCCGATCTTGACCGGCCCTTTCCGGGGCACAACCCCGAGCTCCTGGATATCCTCACGCCTGCGCTTGCCGCTGCCATGGGTGAACTGGAGGCGCGGAGTTCCGTCGGTGACCAGGTCAAGGTCGTGCTGAAACGAAGTCTGGCAAGCGGGCGGCCGGAGCTGTCGCAGATCGCCCGGGATCTCAATATGAGCGAACGAACGCTCCAGCGCCGCATCACCGACGAGGGCAAGACGTTCCGCGAGCTTCTGTCGGAAGCGCGCCAGGAACTGGGACGGCAACTCCTCTCCAATCCATCCACTGACATCGACGAGGTAGCGTGTCTGCTGGGCTATCAGGATCGTAGTTCCTTCTATCGTGCGTTTCACGACTGGGAGGGGCTGACACCATTGCAATGGCGTGAATTGAACGGGCGTGACACTCCCGCAGCCCACTCCTTGCATTGA